The following proteins come from a genomic window of Terribacillus aidingensis:
- a CDS encoding LysR family transcriptional regulator, which translates to MEIRQFITFRTIVDVGSYTNAAAKLGYTQSTITAHIQALEQQLGGPVFSYVKRELHLTDLGRELVGMVDELLGSYQRIKKLNDDRVNGELKITAPESLTISRLGPILKAYSMQYPEVKIKLSNGTCGDNQKELMNGNVDVAFMLWPELETDNYVYHKLHKEEIILVTAPEAKAHFDDYKGTEACFVTNEEGCSYRVMFEEHLIKQDIPRFQSMELWSLEAIKKVVASGLGFAALPLVTVEKEIESGTLKLLEHGESFKPIYSYMMVRSKNWHSPAVDKFLELTLKLSDNQAEDVT; encoded by the coding sequence ATGGAGATAAGGCAATTCATTACCTTCCGCACAATCGTGGATGTAGGTAGTTATACGAACGCAGCTGCAAAACTGGGATATACACAATCTACCATCACAGCGCATATTCAGGCTCTGGAACAGCAGCTTGGTGGTCCGGTATTTTCGTATGTAAAAAGAGAGCTTCATTTAACAGACTTAGGTCGGGAATTAGTAGGAATGGTAGATGAGTTACTTGGTTCCTACCAGCGGATAAAGAAGTTGAATGATGACAGGGTGAATGGAGAGCTGAAAATTACTGCGCCGGAATCGCTCACTATTTCCCGACTAGGTCCAATACTGAAGGCTTATTCCATGCAATATCCAGAAGTGAAAATCAAACTAAGTAATGGTACATGCGGGGATAACCAAAAAGAGCTGATGAATGGGAACGTGGATGTGGCATTCATGCTGTGGCCGGAGCTTGAAACGGATAACTATGTATATCATAAGCTGCATAAAGAAGAGATTATCTTGGTAACTGCTCCGGAAGCAAAGGCACATTTCGATGATTACAAGGGAACAGAAGCTTGTTTTGTAACAAATGAAGAAGGTTGCAGCTACCGGGTGATGTTTGAGGAGCACTTGATCAAACAGGATATACCTAGATTCCAATCGATGGAACTGTGGAGTCTTGAGGCCATTAAGAAAGTTGTAGCCAGCGGATTGGGATTTGCGGCACTTCCGCTCGTTACAGTGGAAAAAGAAATAGAGAGTGGGACTCTGAAGCTATTGGAACATGGAGAGAGCTTCAAACCTATTTACTCTTATATGATGGTAAGGTCGAAAAATTGGCACTCACCAGCTGTGGATAAGTTCTTGGAGCTAACGCTGAAACTTTCTGATAATCAAGCGGAAGACGTCACATAA
- a CDS encoding type II CAAX endopeptidase family protein → MKKLISTIVKTLTFFIGWAILISFTPDLQTDNPALLRLWWEFTPLAAVVLFSICFVFLIEKKKIKVPVTVNLPKNILVGAVIGVFWLGSVAAMLLLTKTMHIQGVYHVDYLWIWILASLFNTIMQELLVRGYLYQLWKRRYNTTTATILTTILFTAMHGGAFEAGIIPVLNVISMSVLVTMLLEYTGTIAAPILAHFIWNTIGAIILGGVSLVSDYPKLLNSTYQGVEWIAGGVYKMEGSIIVFVVNMILLTYLFLLSRKRSALAFD, encoded by the coding sequence ATGAAAAAGCTGATAAGTACAATAGTAAAGACACTGACCTTTTTTATAGGTTGGGCAATATTAATTTCTTTTACACCTGATTTACAGACAGATAATCCAGCACTGCTAAGATTATGGTGGGAATTTACACCGCTTGCTGCAGTAGTTTTATTTTCTATTTGTTTTGTTTTTCTAATAGAAAAGAAGAAAATAAAAGTTCCTGTAACTGTAAACTTACCTAAAAACATTCTGGTGGGTGCTGTTATTGGAGTTTTCTGGCTGGGCAGTGTGGCAGCAATGCTTTTACTCACAAAGACCATGCATATTCAAGGTGTGTATCATGTTGATTACTTATGGATTTGGATTTTGGCATCACTGTTTAATACGATTATGCAAGAATTGCTTGTCAGAGGTTATCTGTATCAATTATGGAAACGTAGATATAATACGACCACTGCAACTATTTTAACTACGATTTTATTTACTGCTATGCATGGCGGTGCTTTTGAAGCGGGGATCATCCCTGTTCTAAATGTTATTTCCATGAGTGTGCTTGTAACGATGCTATTGGAATACACCGGTACCATAGCAGCGCCAATCCTTGCTCACTTCATTTGGAACACAATCGGTGCGATCATTTTAGGAGGCGTATCTTTGGTAAGCGATTATCCAAAACTGTTAAACAGCACATATCAAGGTGTGGAATGGATAGCAGGTGGTGTATATAAAATGGAAGGAAGTATTATTGTATTCGTTGTTAATATGATTTTACTTACATACTTGTTCTTATTAAGTAGAAAAAGATCTGCTTTAGCATTTGACTGA
- a CDS encoding iron-hydroxamate ABC transporter substrate-binding protein, with the protein MKKALIAIIGLFLLILSACGSSEESTASGSEKETKETFTYESETGPVEVPTDPKRVVVLASYAGDVLSLGVNIVGVDQWAKSSPVLADGLKDAETVSEEDVEKILELKPDLIIAADTTKNLDKFEEIAPTVTYTYNKVDYLTQHVEIGKLLNKGDEAQQWVDDFKERAKTTGDEIKDKIGEDATVTVMESYEKGMGVLGDSWGRGTEVLYQAMGLSMPDKVKEMTEKDGYTMISSEVLPEYVGDYLVISEYSDQDNSYQETEMFKEIPAVKEGHVLTADANAFLFNDALTLDYQLDFFEEQFLK; encoded by the coding sequence ATGAAAAAAGCACTAATTGCTATAATCGGTCTCTTCCTTCTCATTCTCAGCGCATGCGGTTCTTCAGAGGAATCTACTGCCTCTGGCAGCGAAAAAGAGACAAAAGAAACCTTTACATACGAATCTGAAACAGGTCCCGTTGAGGTCCCGACTGATCCAAAAAGAGTTGTAGTCTTAGCATCATATGCTGGTGATGTACTTTCCCTTGGCGTTAATATTGTCGGTGTAGATCAATGGGCGAAAAGCAGCCCTGTTCTTGCAGACGGGTTAAAAGATGCGGAAACAGTAAGCGAGGAAGATGTTGAAAAAATCCTTGAACTGAAGCCTGATCTGATCATCGCTGCCGACACAACAAAGAATCTGGATAAGTTCGAAGAAATTGCCCCTACTGTCACGTATACGTATAACAAAGTCGATTACCTAACGCAGCATGTCGAAATCGGAAAGCTGCTGAATAAAGGTGATGAAGCACAGCAATGGGTCGATGACTTCAAGGAACGTGCGAAAACGACAGGTGATGAAATCAAAGACAAAATTGGCGAGGATGCAACTGTCACTGTGATGGAAAGCTATGAAAAAGGCATGGGCGTGCTTGGAGACAGCTGGGGGCGCGGTACAGAAGTCCTTTATCAAGCAATGGGACTTTCAATGCCGGATAAAGTAAAGGAAATGACTGAAAAAGACGGCTATACGATGATTTCCTCAGAAGTACTTCCTGAATATGTTGGCGATTATCTTGTTATCAGTGAGTATAGCGATCAAGATAATTCATACCAGGAAACAGAAATGTTCAAAGAAATACCTGCTGTAAAAGAAGGACATGTTTTGACTGCAGATGCGAATGCATTCCTGTTCAATGATGCATTGACTTTGGATTATCAGCTGGACTTCTTCGAAGAACAGTTCTTGAAATAA
- a CDS encoding TSUP family transporter yields MHLELDTILLIILFGFLAAFIDSVVGGGGLITIPALLFAGLNPAAAVATNKLAGTLGSFTSTLMFYRSGNLDLKSVMKFFPLSFIGSMLGAWTVHVIDPALFKPLMLIMLIAVAIYTIIKKDWGSVSTYKRLTPKRLLIFAAVLTFIGFYDGFLGPGTGSFLMFAFLFIGLDFLRAAGSAKLLNFGSNVSALILFMILGQVHYAIGLIMGISGIFGSIAGSRFAIRRGSGYVRILFIVVTTVLIVKNVYDYIKEIM; encoded by the coding sequence ATGCATTTGGAATTAGACACGATTTTGCTCATTATTCTTTTCGGATTTCTTGCCGCATTCATTGATTCTGTTGTCGGAGGAGGCGGGCTGATTACGATTCCGGCATTGCTGTTTGCGGGACTGAACCCTGCTGCCGCTGTGGCAACGAATAAACTCGCCGGAACGCTGGGATCATTTACAAGCACGCTCATGTTCTATCGATCTGGCAATCTGGATTTAAAATCGGTTATGAAGTTCTTTCCGTTATCCTTCATCGGCTCAATGCTCGGAGCATGGACCGTACACGTTATCGATCCAGCATTATTCAAGCCGCTCATGCTAATAATGCTGATTGCTGTTGCTATTTATACGATCATAAAAAAAGACTGGGGCAGCGTTTCTACCTACAAAAGATTAACGCCAAAAAGACTGCTTATTTTTGCAGCAGTCCTGACGTTTATCGGTTTCTATGACGGTTTTCTCGGACCAGGAACAGGTTCATTCCTTATGTTCGCCTTCCTGTTCATCGGCTTGGATTTCCTTCGTGCAGCAGGAAGCGCAAAGCTGTTGAACTTCGGCAGTAATGTATCCGCGCTGATTTTATTTATGATTTTGGGTCAAGTACACTACGCTATTGGTCTTATTATGGGGATATCAGGTATTTTTGGATCAATTGCTGGTTCACGTTTTGCGATTAGACGCGGGAGCGGGTATGTACGGATTCTGTTTATTGTTGTAACGACTGTACTGATTGTGAAGAACGTATATGACTACATAAAGGAAATCATGTAA
- a CDS encoding LacI family DNA-binding transcriptional regulator, producing the protein MATIKDLARMAGVSVTTVSRVLNDHPYVSEEKRKAVLEAIGQTGYEKNVNAVHLKTGKTELIGVVLPFSDHPYFARLLKGIARQAFKHNFKLVLIQTDYQTEREKEALQMLRQKQIDGLIICSRSCELSLIKSYKQYGPIVVCEKVPEELSSSYVDHYQAFQDALSYLYEEGHTKIGYSVSRLDGTSSKNRNAAYRDFFAARKLPYRSDYVFDRMLYFEDGETIVKKLQRMEDPPSAMIITSDQVAAGVITYANKVGLRIPEELAIIGFDDLPMARMMGITSMHLPLEEMGEHLFQQVMEKDANQKLFHTKLIKRKTV; encoded by the coding sequence ATGGCGACAATCAAGGATTTAGCCAGGATGGCTGGTGTCTCGGTGACGACTGTATCCCGGGTGCTCAATGATCATCCTTATGTGAGTGAGGAGAAGCGGAAAGCTGTGCTGGAGGCGATCGGACAGACTGGATATGAAAAGAATGTAAATGCGGTACATCTGAAAACTGGAAAAACAGAGTTAATCGGTGTAGTGCTGCCTTTTTCGGATCATCCTTACTTTGCACGTCTATTGAAAGGAATAGCGAGACAGGCATTCAAGCATAACTTCAAGCTCGTATTGATACAGACAGATTATCAAACAGAGAGGGAAAAAGAGGCATTGCAGATGCTCCGGCAAAAGCAGATCGATGGACTCATCATCTGTTCGCGCAGCTGTGAGCTGTCCTTGATAAAGTCTTACAAACAGTATGGACCGATTGTTGTATGCGAGAAGGTACCGGAGGAATTGTCATCTTCGTATGTCGATCATTATCAGGCTTTCCAGGACGCACTCTCCTATCTATATGAGGAAGGACATACTAAGATCGGCTATTCCGTGAGCAGGCTCGATGGGACGAGCAGTAAGAACCGCAATGCTGCTTACCGGGATTTCTTTGCAGCAAGAAAACTGCCATATCGTTCAGATTATGTGTTCGATAGGATGCTATATTTTGAGGATGGCGAGACGATAGTAAAAAAGCTGCAGCGGATGGAAGATCCGCCATCGGCGATGATTATAACAAGCGATCAAGTTGCTGCTGGCGTGATAACGTATGCAAATAAGGTTGGATTACGTATTCCGGAAGAGCTGGCCATTATCGGATTCGATGACCTTCCAATGGCCCGAATGATGGGTATTACAAGTATGCATCTGCCGCTGGAGGAAATGGGAGAGCATCTATTCCAGCAAGTTATGGAGAAGGATGCGAACCAGAAGCTATTCCATACTAAACTAATCAAGCGGAAAACGGTGTGA
- a CDS encoding DUF554 domain-containing protein gives MFGTIFNVAMIIIGSTLGTVFKKGMRDRYQTILMQAMGLAALALGVNAIVGHLPDSKYSVLFIISLAIGAIVGEKLDLDARFTNVVKKFTKSNLAEGLSTAILLFCIGSLSILGPVEAALHGNYSYLLANGMLDFVTSLVLASTFGFGIALSAGVLFVWQGSIYLVAKALESTVNVDLLNEVSIVGGVLIMASGLSILGIKKFKTMNFLPALLVPPVFFLILKIF, from the coding sequence ATGTTTGGAACAATATTCAATGTAGCAATGATCATCATCGGCAGTACACTTGGGACTGTCTTTAAGAAAGGTATGAGAGATAGATATCAAACTATCCTCATGCAGGCAATGGGATTAGCTGCACTGGCATTAGGTGTCAACGCTATAGTTGGACATCTGCCGGACAGTAAATATTCTGTCCTATTCATTATCAGTTTGGCGATCGGAGCGATAGTCGGTGAAAAACTGGATCTGGATGCAAGGTTTACGAACGTTGTAAAGAAGTTTACCAAGTCGAATTTGGCGGAAGGTCTGTCTACAGCAATTCTTCTGTTCTGCATTGGATCTCTTTCTATACTAGGCCCAGTAGAAGCCGCACTGCATGGTAATTATTCCTACTTGCTTGCAAACGGTATGCTGGATTTTGTTACGTCTTTGGTCCTGGCGTCAACCTTTGGATTTGGAATAGCATTATCAGCAGGGGTTTTATTCGTATGGCAGGGTTCGATTTATTTAGTGGCAAAAGCATTGGAAAGTACGGTGAATGTGGATCTGCTGAATGAAGTAAGCATAGTCGGCGGCGTCTTGATCATGGCATCAGGTTTAAGCATATTAGGGATAAAGAAATTCAAGACAATGAACTTCCTGCCAGCGTTGCTTGTACCGCCTGTCTTCTTTTTGATATTAAAGATTTTTTAA
- a CDS encoding GNAT family N-acetyltransferase: MYETRLANREELPLIGNYWFQMTREMGEVDGLPVPSSQRVSEVIAIFEKEFDAGNIMFKVVTDEINEIVACAGGLIREEYTFPLSEEKSLFGWVIAVYTLPTHRKNGLASRLVEEVCDWLKDKGAVRARLWSSSSARRMYEDLGFRNMMDMEKTL, from the coding sequence ATGTATGAAACGCGACTGGCAAACCGAGAAGAATTGCCTTTGATAGGGAACTACTGGTTTCAAATGACAAGGGAAATGGGAGAGGTAGACGGTCTACCTGTGCCTAGTTCACAAAGAGTCTCGGAAGTCATAGCTATATTCGAGAAGGAATTCGATGCAGGAAATATAATGTTCAAGGTTGTCACAGACGAGATAAATGAAATAGTTGCTTGTGCTGGCGGCCTGATTCGAGAAGAATATACATTTCCTTTGAGTGAAGAGAAATCGCTATTCGGATGGGTTATAGCAGTCTATACACTACCCACTCATCGAAAAAATGGATTGGCTTCTCGTTTAGTAGAGGAAGTATGTGACTGGCTAAAAGATAAGGGAGCCGTACGGGCAAGATTATGGTCCAGCTCCAGTGCGAGACGGATGTACGAAGATCTGGGTTTCAGAAATATGATGGATATGGAGAAGACGTTGTAA
- a CDS encoding L-lactate permease, which produces MWMQAYDPFGNEYVSALIAFLPILFFLIGLTAFKMKGILAAGLTLVISFAVAVLVFQMPALKALSAIVLGIGNGLWPIGYIVIMAVWLYKLAVKSGKFDVIRGSIASISQDHRLQLLLIGFSFNAFLEGAAGFGVPIAISAALLTQLGFKPLKAAGLCLIANAASGAFGAIGIPVITGAQLGGISSLELSRTLALILPPISFLIPFLLVFILNGFKGIKETLPALLVLSGTYTIIQTATMIFIGPELANIGAALISMGVLSLFLRKWQPKHIYREKGAEVQEKPEKYTMGQVVKAWSPFYILTIVIAFWSAPFFKNLFAPEGPLAGWIAYLKMPYLHQEVVKIAPIAVTDTPMDAILKFDFVSATGTAILVAVILTSLFSRNINWKCAASGLQEAAKELWIPVLTICFIMAFANLSNYAGLSASIGLALAKTGSLFPLFSPILGWIGVFITGSVVSNNALFGTLQVVTGSQIGTSSALLLSANTAGGVMAKLISPQSIAIATAAVKETGNESTLFNQTIKYSLLLAGFVCVLTFVLSLFL; this is translated from the coding sequence ATGTGGATGCAAGCGTATGATCCGTTTGGCAATGAGTATGTTAGTGCATTAATCGCCTTTTTACCGATTCTGTTTTTCTTGATTGGTTTGACAGCATTCAAAATGAAAGGAATACTTGCCGCGGGACTGACGCTGGTTATCAGCTTCGCCGTAGCGGTATTGGTCTTCCAGATGCCAGCACTCAAAGCATTATCTGCTATTGTTCTTGGTATCGGAAACGGTTTATGGCCGATCGGCTATATCGTCATCATGGCAGTGTGGCTGTATAAGCTGGCTGTCAAATCCGGAAAATTCGATGTGATCCGCGGCAGCATCGCAAGTATTTCGCAAGACCATCGTTTACAGCTCTTATTAATTGGTTTTAGTTTCAATGCATTTCTAGAAGGAGCAGCCGGCTTCGGCGTACCGATTGCCATTAGCGCCGCCCTTCTTACACAGCTCGGTTTTAAACCGCTTAAAGCTGCTGGTCTTTGCTTGATTGCCAATGCAGCATCCGGAGCATTCGGGGCCATCGGGATTCCTGTCATTACGGGGGCTCAGCTTGGCGGCATCAGCAGTCTGGAGCTTTCCCGGACACTTGCCTTGATCCTGCCTCCGATCAGTTTTCTGATTCCGTTTCTGCTCGTTTTTATCCTGAACGGATTCAAAGGAATTAAAGAAACGCTTCCCGCTTTGCTTGTACTGAGCGGAACATATACAATCATCCAAACAGCAACAATGATTTTCATAGGACCAGAACTTGCTAATATCGGTGCTGCACTTATCAGTATGGGTGTCCTGTCCCTCTTCCTTCGTAAATGGCAGCCAAAGCATATTTATCGGGAGAAAGGTGCCGAGGTTCAAGAAAAGCCCGAGAAGTATACAATGGGACAAGTGGTCAAAGCTTGGTCACCGTTTTATATCCTGACTATCGTCATCGCCTTTTGGAGTGCACCATTCTTCAAGAATTTATTTGCACCAGAAGGTCCGTTGGCAGGCTGGATAGCCTACTTGAAAATGCCATATTTGCATCAGGAAGTGGTCAAGATTGCTCCAATCGCTGTTACGGATACACCGATGGATGCCATCTTGAAGTTCGATTTCGTTTCTGCAACAGGTACTGCTATTCTCGTGGCTGTCATTTTGACTAGTCTGTTCAGTAGAAATATCAACTGGAAATGTGCAGCAAGCGGACTACAGGAAGCAGCCAAAGAGCTTTGGATTCCGGTTCTTACAATCTGTTTTATCATGGCGTTTGCAAATCTATCAAACTATGCTGGACTAAGTGCTTCCATAGGTTTGGCCTTAGCCAAAACAGGCAGCCTGTTTCCATTATTCAGTCCGATACTCGGCTGGATCGGCGTTTTCATCACTGGCTCTGTGGTTAGCAATAACGCACTGTTCGGTACACTGCAAGTCGTCACCGGCAGCCAAATCGGTACAAGCTCAGCACTGCTCCTATCCGCCAATACAGCTGGCGGTGTCATGGCCAAACTCATCTCACCGCAGTCCATCGCGATCGCAACAGCAGCTGTAAAAGAGACAGGGAATGAATCAACTTTGTTTAATCAGACAATTAAGTACAGCTTGCTGCTGGCCGGATTCGTATGTGTGCTGACCTTTGTTTTATCTCTATTCTTGTAA
- a CDS encoding L-lactate dehydrogenase, which yields MYMERINKVALVGAGFVGSSYAFALLNQNIVDELVIIDLNENKAMGDAMDLNHGQAFAPRPTKIGYGTYADCQDADIVCITAGANQKPGETRLDLVSKNVKIFKGIVDEVMASGFDGIFLIATNPVDVLTHAVWKFSGLPKERVIGSGTTLDSSRLRYMLGDYFGVAPHDVQAHMIGEHGDTELPVWSQATIGGVPLATMMQTDSKYKVEDLDEIYVNVRDAAYHVIEKKGATYYGIAMSLVRVTQAILGDEKAILPVTAYLDGEYGEKDVYIGVPTIVGRKGAQQVLELPLNEKEKDQFKHSAGVLRNIVETAFQTVN from the coding sequence ATCTACATGGAAAGAATCAATAAAGTAGCTTTAGTTGGTGCGGGATTCGTTGGGAGCAGTTATGCATTCGCATTGCTGAATCAGAATATCGTGGATGAACTAGTGATTATTGATTTAAATGAGAATAAAGCGATGGGCGATGCAATGGATCTGAATCACGGTCAAGCATTCGCCCCTCGCCCGACGAAAATCGGCTATGGCACTTATGCCGACTGCCAGGATGCAGATATTGTCTGCATTACTGCCGGCGCTAATCAAAAACCCGGAGAAACAAGACTCGATCTTGTGAGCAAAAACGTTAAAATCTTCAAAGGTATTGTGGATGAAGTCATGGCAAGCGGCTTTGATGGCATCTTCCTGATTGCCACAAATCCAGTCGACGTACTGACACATGCAGTTTGGAAATTCAGCGGTCTGCCTAAAGAACGTGTTATCGGCAGCGGTACAACATTGGATTCCAGCCGTCTGCGCTATATGCTTGGCGATTACTTCGGAGTTGCGCCGCATGATGTGCAAGCTCATATGATCGGAGAGCATGGCGATACCGAGCTTCCAGTCTGGAGCCAAGCGACAATTGGCGGTGTTCCGCTTGCAACAATGATGCAGACTGACAGCAAATATAAAGTGGAAGATTTAGATGAGATTTATGTGAATGTACGAGACGCTGCTTATCACGTTATCGAAAAAAAAGGCGCAACTTACTATGGTATTGCGATGAGTCTAGTACGCGTAACACAAGCAATCCTTGGTGATGAAAAAGCAATTCTGCCAGTTACAGCATATCTCGATGGTGAATATGGGGAGAAAGATGTGTATATTGGCGTTCCGACCATTGTCGGCCGTAAAGGTGCACAGCAGGTTCTGGAGCTGCCATTGAACGAGAAGGAAAAAGATCAGTTCAAACATAGCGCCGGTGTCCTTCGAAATATCGTGGAAACTGCCTTCCAGACTGTGAACTAA
- the hpaB gene encoding 4-hydroxyphenylacetate 3-monooxygenase, oxygenase component, producing the protein MAIRTGDAYLTSIDALGNKVLNGKSIVKKPLSKHGAFRGVMRTQAGLYDLQHDPAYADVLTYMDSDTGERYGLSFLKPETKDDLNKRSAMIRCWAEQTNGMVGRSPDYMNTVLMALASSASLLEGKDNCFPNHLRSYYEYVRQHDLTMTHTFIDPQVNRADFYFEQSDEPIAAKIVDRNTEGIIIQGAKLLATQGGITDELVVLSSGGFEQDRGFGFAIPSNADGLTFVARESFAGGKSTADYPLSARYEEIDTIVLFDKVLIPWERIFYYDNVAVASSFKNQSNFAAFTLHQVLIRRIVKLEFAIGLVQSIIEEINISEYQHVQEKAANLVILAEVLQSLLQQAEAGAAPDQWGTFCPDLKPLQVASNLFARKYPEIAPTIHQLGASGMMSIPPLHAFKSEKGTELNHYLQSKTKLGKDRVKLFRLAWDFVMSSFGTRETLYEYFFFGDPVRLIGQFYGSVDFKPYTKKIDDLLS; encoded by the coding sequence TTGGCTATCAGAACTGGAGATGCCTATCTAACCAGTATTGATGCGTTAGGCAACAAAGTATTGAATGGTAAATCAATTGTGAAGAAACCTCTTTCCAAGCATGGTGCATTTCGCGGAGTAATGCGTACACAAGCAGGATTGTACGATTTGCAGCATGATCCTGCTTACGCAGATGTTTTGACATATATGGACAGTGATACAGGAGAGCGTTATGGTCTTTCCTTTCTCAAACCTGAAACGAAGGACGATTTGAATAAGCGAAGTGCTATGATCAGATGCTGGGCGGAACAGACAAATGGTATGGTTGGCCGCAGCCCGGATTATATGAATACCGTACTGATGGCACTAGCATCTTCCGCTTCGTTATTGGAAGGAAAGGATAACTGCTTCCCTAATCACTTGCGAAGTTATTATGAATATGTCAGACAGCATGATTTGACGATGACGCATACTTTCATTGATCCTCAGGTGAACAGAGCCGATTTCTATTTTGAGCAGAGTGATGAGCCGATTGCTGCTAAAATCGTGGACCGTAATACTGAGGGGATAATTATTCAAGGAGCAAAGCTGTTGGCAACGCAAGGCGGTATTACGGATGAACTAGTAGTGTTGTCATCAGGCGGCTTTGAGCAGGATAGAGGGTTTGGATTCGCCATTCCGAGTAATGCAGACGGCCTGACGTTCGTGGCAAGAGAGTCATTTGCCGGAGGGAAGAGTACAGCCGATTATCCGCTGAGTGCCAGGTACGAAGAGATAGATACAATTGTATTGTTTGATAAAGTACTCATTCCATGGGAGCGCATTTTCTATTATGATAATGTCGCAGTAGCAAGCAGCTTTAAAAACCAAAGCAATTTCGCAGCCTTCACCTTGCATCAAGTGTTGATCCGCCGGATTGTTAAGCTGGAATTTGCCATTGGACTTGTCCAATCGATAATAGAAGAAATCAATATCTCAGAGTACCAGCATGTTCAGGAAAAAGCAGCTAATCTAGTCATTTTAGCAGAGGTACTTCAATCACTTCTGCAGCAAGCAGAAGCAGGTGCAGCACCTGATCAATGGGGGACGTTCTGTCCTGATTTAAAGCCGCTGCAGGTGGCATCCAATCTATTTGCACGTAAATATCCTGAAATTGCACCTACTATTCACCAGCTTGGAGCGAGCGGCATGATGAGTATCCCGCCGTTGCACGCGTTTAAATCAGAAAAAGGAACAGAATTGAATCATTATCTTCAGAGTAAGACGAAGCTAGGGAAGGATCGTGTGAAGCTGTTCCGGCTTGCTTGGGACTTTGTTATGTCTTCTTTTGGAACAAGGGAGACTTTATATGAATATTTCTTTTTTGGAGATCCGGTTCGGCTGATAGGTCAATTCTACGGCTCAGTTGATTTTAAGCCATATACGAAAAAGATAGACGATTTGCTGTCATGA
- a CDS encoding AzlD domain-containing protein, with product MIVNSTVLAVIALSALVTVIPRILPFILVRNLQLPDTVMKWLSFVPVCILTALVIENLLIQAENGLTIDWPVLLILLPTAIIAYKSRSLSITVVSGVLLMAIYRSIL from the coding sequence ATGATTGTGAACAGCACTGTGCTGGCAGTCATTGCACTTTCTGCCCTAGTTACTGTCATCCCGAGAATACTGCCGTTTATCCTTGTGCGAAATTTGCAGTTGCCTGATACAGTTATGAAATGGCTGTCTTTCGTTCCTGTCTGTATTTTGACAGCATTGGTTATTGAGAATCTGCTCATTCAAGCCGAAAACGGACTCACTATTGATTGGCCAGTATTGCTTATTCTGCTGCCGACAGCCATTATTGCATACAAATCGCGAAGTCTTTCCATAACAGTAGTCAGCGGTGTGCTGCTGATGGCAATTTACCGAAGTATACTGTAA
- a CDS encoding AzlC family ABC transporter permease, with the protein MLTDSVGRNDSLSFVQGFRECLPTLFGYISVGIAFGIVGTASHLSMLEITLLSASVYAGAAQFAICALLLAGSPLSAIVFSVFIINLRNFLLSATLAPHFTKESLLHNIGVGVLMTDESFGVAATKLKHTGSLSANWMHGLNLTAYLFWNISCIFGTVSGQWISDPAAWGLDFALPAMFLGLLFLQLEHVSSTKWKLYATLIICMVAAMLGLSLLFSTHVAVILATVIVASLGVVLDK; encoded by the coding sequence ATGCTTACTGATTCAGTCGGCAGGAATGATTCACTGTCTTTTGTCCAAGGATTTAGAGAATGTTTGCCCACACTCTTCGGTTATATCAGCGTTGGTATCGCGTTCGGTATTGTCGGTACGGCTTCTCATCTAAGTATGCTGGAAATCACGCTGCTTTCTGCTAGCGTTTATGCTGGTGCTGCTCAATTTGCAATATGTGCTTTGCTGCTTGCCGGCAGTCCTTTGTCTGCCATTGTCTTTTCCGTTTTCATTATCAATTTGCGTAATTTCCTGTTAAGTGCCACCCTTGCCCCTCATTTTACCAAAGAATCGTTACTGCATAACATAGGAGTCGGCGTTTTAATGACAGACGAATCCTTCGGCGTTGCCGCTACAAAGCTAAAGCATACCGGCAGTCTCTCTGCCAATTGGATGCATGGCCTAAACCTGACAGCCTACCTGTTCTGGAACATATCCTGTATATTCGGTACTGTTAGCGGCCAGTGGATTTCAGATCCGGCAGCATGGGGATTGGATTTTGCTTTGCCTGCTATGTTCTTAGGTTTACTCTTCTTACAGCTCGAGCATGTATCCTCAACTAAATGGAAGCTGTATGCTACCTTGATCATCTGCATGGTTGCTGCCATGCTTGGATTATCGCTTCTGTTTTCAACTCATGTCGCTGTTATCCTTGCTACCGTTATTGTCGCATCACTTGGGGTGGTGCTGGATAAATGA